In Pleurodeles waltl isolate 20211129_DDA chromosome 5, aPleWal1.hap1.20221129, whole genome shotgun sequence, the DNA window gagtcacctcagctcaggacaccttaggggctgtcctgactggccagtgactcctccttgttattctcattattttctccggccttgccgccaaaagtgggggccgggccggagggggtgggcaactccactagctggagtgtcctgcggtgctgtgacaaaggggtgagcctttgaggctcaccgccaggtgttacagctcctgcctgggggaggtgttagcatctccacccagtgcaggctttgttactggcctccgagtgacaaaggcactctccccatggggccagcaacatgtctctagtgtggcaggctgctggaactagtcagcctacacagatagtcggttaagtttcagggggcacctctaaggtgccctctggggtgtattttgcaataaaatgtacactggcatcagtgtgcatttattgtgctgagaagtttgataccaaacttcccagttttcagtgtagccattatggtgctgtggagttcgtgtttgacaaactcccagaccatatactcttatggctaccctgcacgtacaatgtctaaggttttgtttagacactgtaggggtaccatgctcatgcactggtaccctcacctatggtatagtgcaccctgccttagggctgtaaggcctgctagaggggtgtcttacctatactgcataggcagtgagaggctggcatggcaccctgaggggagtgccatgtcgacttactcattttgtcctcactagcacacacaagctggcaagcagtgtgtctgtgctgagtgagaggtctccagggtggcataagacatgctgcagcccttagagaccttccttggcatcagggcccttggtactagaagtaccagttacaagggacttatctggatgccagggtctgccaattgtggatacaaaagtacaggttagggaaagaacactggtgctggggcctggttagcaggcctcagcacactttcaattgtaaacatagcatcagcaaaggcaaaaagtcagggggcaaccatgccaaggaggcatttccttacacaaacccttactttttttttttttttcttagacacAACAATAAAGCTGAGGGGGTTATCCCGCTTGGCATTACGTTTCTCATGGAGAAATGGTGTGAGGCAAAGCGTTTAACTTGAAATATGGCAAGCAATGGGAATGAGCAGAGATGGAGCCTCTGCCGCCTATAAATTTGCTGCTAAGGCTGCACTTCAATCAGTTTAATTTAATCCCAATTGTTTTCTGACTTGGCGACAGGGACCTTTTACATAGTAATAACAAAATGAGTTAAAACAAACAGGGTTTACACTGATCAAAACTGCTTCAACCTATTCTGAGTGTGAACTACTCCACGATTAACAAAGTAGTGTTATAGGACGTCAAACTTTTAGGGATTTGAGTGTCTCAGAGTCTATAGGAATGCTCAAGCCTACGGGGTCTGAGACACTGCAAGCCATGGAGATGCATGGGGCCATCTGCATGAGCAGCGATCTAGAGATCTTCCAAACCCGCAATGACGCACAACAGCACTGTCCACCTGAAAATGACCTGAGATAAGCCAAACTGACTAACAGTCAAGGACAAGCGGGGTGAACAAGAGACTACCCAAACCTACGgtcactcacagtcatggacaagtgCAGTGAACAAGAGATCGCCCAAACCTATGATAACTCAGTCATGGACAAGTGTGCTGACAGGAGATCACCCAAACCTACAGTGACTCACAGTCATTGCAAGTGTGCTGAACAAGAGATCACCCAAATCTATGatcactcacagtcatggacaagtgCAGTGAACAGGAGGCCACCAAAACCTACTatcactcacagtcatggacaagtgTAGTGAATAAGAGATCACCCAACCTACGGTCACTTACAGTCATGGACAAGTGTGCTGAACAAGAGATCACCCAACCTACGGTCACGGACAAGTGTGCTGCCAAGAGACCACCCAAATATATCACTCACAGTCACGGACAAGTGCTGCACAAGAGATCATCCAACCTACGGTCACTCACAGTCACGGACAAGTGTGCTGGACAAGAGATCACCCAACCTACTatcactcacagtcatggacaagtgTGCTGCCAAGAGATCATCCAACCTACGGTCACTCATAGTCACGGACAAGTGCGCTGAACAAGAGATCACTGAAACCTACAGTCACGGACAAGTGTACTGCCAAGAGACCACCCAAACCTATCACAGACAAGTGTGCTGAACAAGAGATCAACAAACCGACGatcactcacagtcatggacaagtgTAGTGAACAAGAGATCACCCAACCTACGGTCACGGACAAGTGTGCTGCCAAGAGACCACCCAAATCTACAaccactcacagtcatggacaagtgCAGTGAACAAGTGACCACCCAAACCTATGGTCACTCACAGTTATGGACAAGTGCACTGCTCCAGAGTACAGACACTGAACTGGTCACCTGTCCACAGGAGACACTAAACCAGTCCCCAGCCCcagagcacagacactttaccaGTCACAGCCCCAGAGCACAGACAATCAACCAGTCACAGTTCCAGAGCACAGAGAGTGAGAACCAGTCACCAGCTCCAAAGGAGACAATGAACCAGTCATAGCACCAGAGCACAGAGACTGAACCAGTCTGCCAgcttcagagcacatacactgaacAAGTCCACCAGCTCCAGAGCACAGACAGTGAACCAGTCACCAGAGCACAGACAGTGAACCAGTCACAGCTCCAGAGAAGACACTGAACGAGTCACAAGCTCCAGAGCACAAACACTAAACCAGTCACAAGCTCCAGAAAACAGACACTGAACCAGTCATGGCTCCAGAGAACAGACACTGAACCAGTCATGGCTCCAGAGAACAGACACTGAACCAGTCACGGCTCCAGAGAACAGACACTGAACCAGTCACGGCTCCAGAGAACAGACACTGAACCAGTCAGTAGCCCCATAGCGCAGACAGTGAACCAGTCACAAGCTCCAGAGCACAAACACCGAACAAGTCACAGCTCCCCAGCACAGATACTGAAGCAGTCACGCCTACATAGGAGAAACTGAACCAGTCAGAAGCTCCAGAGCACAGAGACTGAACCAGTCACGGCTCCCCAGCATAGACACTGAAGCAGTCATGCCTACATAGGAGACACTGAACCAGTCACCAGCTCCAGAGAACAGACAATGAACCAGTCACCAGCTCCAGAGCACAGGTACTGAACCAATCACAGCTCTGGATGCAGAGACCTTGGTGAGGGGGGTCTGGATGCAAAgacctgtgtggggggggggggtctggatgCAAAGACCTCGGGAGGGGGGATCTGGATGCAAAGACCTTGGGAGGGGGTGGTCTGGATGCAAAGACCTTGGGAGGGGGTGGTCTGGATGCAAagacctcagggggtggggggacctGGATGCAAAGACGTCAGAGGGGGGGATCTGGATGCAAagacctcagggggtgggggggcctggATGCAAagacctggggggggggaaggttctGGATGCAAAGACCCCGGGAGGGGGGATCTGGATGCAAAGACCTTGGGAGGGGGTGGTCTGGATGCAAAGACCTTGGGAGGGGGTGGTCTGGATGCAAagacctcagggggtggggggacctGGATGCAAAGACGTCAGAGGGGGGGATCTGGATGCAAAGACCTCTGGAGTTATGGATGCAATGAACTCGGGATGGGGGGTCTGGATGCAACAACCTCGGGGGGGTCTGGATGCaacaacctcagggggaggggtatggaTGCAACGACCTCGGGGAGGGGTTCTGGATGCAATGAACTCGGGGGGGAGGGGGTCTGGATGCAATGaactcgggggggggggagggggtctggATGCAATGAACCCCGGGGGGAGGGGGTCTGGATGCAATGAACCCCGGGGGAGGGGGTCTGGATGCAATGAACTCGAGGGGGGGGTCTGGATGCAATGAACTCGGAGGGGGGGGTCTGGATGCAACGACTGGGATGGGTTCTGGATGCAATgacctggggggggctggatgaaacgacctggggggggctggatgaaacgacctggtggggggggggggtctggatgCAACAAACTCAGGGGAGTTGGGGGTCTGGATGCAACAAACTCAGGGGGGTTGGGGGTCTGGATGCAATGAACTCAGGGGGGCTGGAGGGGTCTGGATGCAATGAACTCGGGGGAGGTCTGGATGCAACAACCTCAGGGGTGGGCCTGGATGAAACAACCTTTGGGGCTGGATGAAATGAGCTTGTGGTgtctggatggggggggggggggggggggtctggatgTAACGacctcgtgggggggggggggtctggatgCAAcgacctaaggggggggggggggggtctggataCAACGACCACGGGGGTGCGGGGGATCTGGATGCAGCGACCACGGGGGGATACGGGGATCTGGATGCAACGACCTCGGGGATACGGGGGATTCGGATTCAACGACCTCGGGGGGCCTGAATACAACGACCTAAGGGGGTCTGGAAGCAAAGACCTCTGGGGGTCTGGAATCAAAGAACTCCGGGGGTCGAGAAGCAAAGACCTCAGGGGGTCTGGATACAGGGGTCTCCAATCTTTTTTGTCATAAGAGCTACTTATGATCAATAAAAGCCATACCACGCTACAAAAGTATTTGTGTTTTATTAGTGACCTCACCCGATAAGATTACATTAGTAGCCACCCCATTCGAGATTATTAGCCAGCAGGAAGGTAAACAAGGCTttgttcatttgaaatgtatttacaTAGGGAATACATATTAATTATAGCTTGAATGTCACTGCCACccaggtaataatattagtaagctgtaaatatattttgtttttcaacatCAGCTTTTGTGTTCTGAAAATACACTCATTTTCATCTTAAATACACAAATTAAGTATAGATATACTAATTCAGccaaacaaaagcttctaatttattagGATGGGCTGGACACAGGAGACCTACTTGCAAGAAGCTGGAGATATACCAGGAATTCACGAGCTACTCTTTGGAGAAGCTCTTGAAGCAATGACCTTGGGGGAGGATTGGGGGGTTGTTTGGACAAAACAACcttgggggggattgggggggggggggggtgtagaggACAATATGACCTCTGGGGGGTAGGCGCAATGTCCTGGGGGAGGGTGTAGGACGTAATGTCCTGGGGGAGGGTGTAGGATGCAATGACCCCTGGGAGGGTAAGACGCAGTGACTTGACTTCAGGAGGAGTAGGACTCAATGACTTCTGGTTATTGAGTCCTACTCAATAACCAGAAGGGGGGGCGGGGGCTAGGAGGTAATGACGTTTGGAGGGTAGGACGCAGCGACCTTTGGTTAAATAGAGGGATATCCCCAATCATGTCCAGTCTGATGTAGCTGAACCAAATTCACTTCCCCCTATGTGCCCGTAACTTTGTAGACTCCCATGGGCTTTAGGTTCAGGCGTTGGCTTGTGTACTCTCCGTACAGGCATGGGCCCTTCCATGTTCATGAACCCCTCTCTCCCTCTGAGTGATCCACGTACAGGCTTGAGGTAGTAGCTCTAATTCGACGCTTAACAactaccatcacccctccccccctcagaTTATAGAGTCATTGCTGATGCAGCTCCTgcagcagcaccccccacccccctccccagattaGATCAATAAGGAGAAGGGGTGGAAAGGCCGAgctgtaaattaaatattcatgTCATCTCTGATCTGACAAGGGCAGTGCTCCAGCAaggaagaggcagcagcagcactTTTAGAGGGTGTGGGTGATGGCAGAACCAGCGCACTGCAGAACTCTGTGACCAGAGCACCACACTCCATAGGAACTGGAGAGGCAAAGCCAAAGTAACTACCAGGAACTGAAGGAGAAAAGTTACAGTAACTACCACACACCAGTAAGAACTGGAGGGGCAAAGCCCTAGTAACTGCACCTGCTCCACTAGGAACTGGAAGAGAAACACCAGGGTAACTGCACACGATCCAGTAGGAACAGGAGGGGCAAAGCCAAAGTAATTACCACACCCCAGTAGGAACTGAAGGAGAAAAGTTACAGTAACTACCACGCTCCAGTAGGAAAAGGAGGGGCAAAGCCTGAGTAACTACCACGCTCCAGTAGAACTGGAGGGGAAAAGCCCTAGTAACTACCACACTCCAGCAGGAACTGGAGGGGCAAAGCCCTAGTAACTACCATGCTCCAGTAGCAACTGGAGGGGCAAAGCCCTAGTAACTACCATGCTCCAGTAGCAACTGGAGGGGCAAAGCCCGAGTAACTACCATGCTCCAGTAGCAACTGGAGGGGCAAAGCCCGAGTAACTACCATGCTCCAGTAGCAACTGGAGGGGCAAAGCCCGAGTAACTACCACGCTCCAGTAGAACTGGATGGGCAAAGTTATGGTAACTGCATCTGCTACAGTAGTAACTGTAGGGGGAAAGCCACTGTAACTACCTTGCTCCAGTCCCATAGGAACTGGAGGAGGAGAGCTCAGAGACTGAACCAGTCACCAGCTCCAGAGTAACAAACACTGAACCAGTCACAGCGCCAGAGCATAGTTACTGAACCAATCACAGCTCCACAGCACAGGTACTGAACCAATCACAGCTCCCCAGCACATACACTGAACCAGTCACAGCGCCAGAGCATAGTTACTGAACCAATCACAGCTCCACAGCACAGGTACTGAACCAATCACAGCTCCCCAGCACAGACACTGAACCAGTCACCAGCTCCAGAGCACAAACACTGAACCAGTCACCAGCTCCAGAGCACAAACACTGAACCAGTCACAGCGCCAGAGCACAGACACTGAACCAGTCACCAGAACACAGGTAGTGAACCAATCACAGCTCCACAGCACAGGTACTGAACCACCAGCTACAGAGAACAGACAGTGAACCAGTCACAAGCTACAGAGCACAAACACTGAACCAGTCACAGCTCCACAGCACAGGTACTGAACCAATCACAGCTCCCCAGCACAGGTACTGAACCAGTCATCAGCTCCAGAGCACAGACACTGAACCAGTCAACAGCTCCAGAGCACAGACACTGAACCAGTCATCAGCTCCAGAGCACAGACACTGAACCAGTCATCAGCTGCAGATGACACTGAACCACCAGCTCCAGAGCACAGACACTGAACCAGTCACAGCTCTAGAGCACAGACACTGAACCAGTCACCAGCTCCACAGCACAGGTACTGAACCAATCACAGCTCCCCAGCACAGACACTGAACCAGTCATCAGCTCCAGAGCAGAGACACCGAACCAGTCATCAGCTCCAGAGCACATACACCGAACCAGTCACAGCTGCAGAGGACACTGAACCAGTCACAGCTGCAGATGACACTGAACCAGTCACAGCTGCAGATGACACTGAACCAGTCACAGCTGCAGAGCACAAACACTGAACCAGTCACAGCTGCAGAGCACAGACAGCGAAACTTACACAGTTTTACTACTTTCACCAAGCCTAACTGACCCCATTGTGGCTACACAAGAGGAACGGGGCTCACTCGGAggcctgtccccgctgtgggttcGACTCCGGCATCCTTTCTCCCTGGAACTGTGGCAAACTACAAGGGTAATGGAGGACGTCCTGAAGACATTGTGGAGAACCACACAGGGGTTGGTAAAGACCTCCACTGAACACTGTAGTTGACTACATCATCCTTTTATGACAATGCTGTAGGGGTGCAAAGCACGTTGATGCCCTGTGTGGTTCTGCGTTCCCCGAGCTATCCCATGTACCTTTTGTGTCAAATGCTAATtaagacatgtttttttttcattaaaaaaacattctACCTATGCCCTCGAGTAGCAATCAAGAGGCCACCCCAAACTACAATTACTAGTGGACATTTAGtctcacagttttgcacaaacacTACACCAATCTCTGTTACGCACTCGTGTCCTTCCTCTCTCACTGTCACACGCATGTGAGATTACACTGTGAGAAACAAATGCGCCTCCTCTCTCACAGCGACACAGAAGCGCACCCCTCATCTGCGTGAGACACAAGGTTAGTTTCCCCTGTGGGGCTGAAGAGATCCTTTCATACCATAGCCTTCCACGCCCATCGCTAGATAGCCCTACCTTATGTATCTCTAGGGAACACTGACCCAGAGGGCCATCCGTGAGTGGGAGCGAGCGGACCCTTCCCAAGAGAACAGCGCCTAGAGCCCTGCACAGGGTCACAGCAGACACAGGAAGCACCAGGCCAGGAGCTGCCCAGAGAAGACACGTGAACATGACCATGTCGGGGCCTGTGTCTAGCCAGAGGAAGGGCGCTCAGAGCACCTGCCTTCTGTCTGCTCCTTACACACACAGTGAGACAAGACTCTCGCTTCTGGGCAGAGCAGTGCAGGTGCTGTGGCCCCGGGGCCCTCTTCTGTGCACAGGAGGCTGGGAGGGCGCCACGCAGTCTATGCAACCACCTGTGATGGGGATGCAGCCAGGTCACCTGCCCCTCCTCCAACCTCGCATTAATATGGACAAGGGGCATTTATCTATGCATCAGGATTTCTACAACGCCCAATACATGAATTATAAAATAAACAGGGCACGCGACTTCTAATTGTAAGGCACGCACCTCATTATAATTTAAACTGTATTCACCACTTCTAATTATAACGGACAATGCACACATTATCATAATTATCTAATTATGCTGAACTTATGGCAGAAGAAATCTAGAGGAGGAGAGAACATGGTGGCCGGCTAACGTGGGCCGCGGAGGGGCTGCTGTGCCGGTCGCTGAGCGCGTACATGTCGCGCTCCGGTTCTTCTTTTATGTAATAAACGAAACGCAGAAATAGGAGGCATAGTAATAAATAAAAGATAACTTACCCCGGAGGGGACAGCTGCAATTTTCAGTCCTGCGATATGGACGCGGGCGCTGCCAGGACTCCCCTCCGGGGGAGCGCACAAGCGACAGGACTCCCCTCCGGGGGAGCGAGGGAAGAGTCCGCACAAGCGACAGGACTCCCCTCCGGGGGAGCGCACAAGCGACAGGACTCCCCTCCGGGGGAGCGAGGGAAGAGTCCGCACAAGCGACAGGACTCCCCTCCGGGGGAGCGCACAAGCGACAGGACTCCCCTCCGGGGGAGCGAGGGAAGAGTCCGCACAAGCGACAGGACTCCCCTCCGGGGGAGCGAGGGAAGAGTCCGCACAAGCGACAGGACTCCCCTCCGGGGGAGCGAGGGAAGAGTCCGCACAAGCGACAGGACTCCCCTCCGGGGGAGCGAGGGAAGAGTCCGCACAAGCGACAGGACTCCCCTCCGGGAGAGCGAGGGAAGAGTCCGCACAAGCGACAGGACTCCAGGACTCCCCTCCGGGGGAGCGAGGAAAGAGTCCGCACAAGCGACAGGACTCCCCTCCGGGGGAGCGAGGGAAGAGTCCGCACAAGCGACAGGACTCCCCTCCGGAGGAGCGCACAAGCGACAGGACTCCCCTCCGGGGGAGCGAGGGAAGAGTCCGCACAAGCGACAGGACTCCCCTCCGGGGGAGCGAGGGAAGAGTCCGCACAAGCGACAGGACTCCCCTCTGGGGGAGCGCACAAGCGACAGGACTCCCCTCCGGGGGAGCGAGGGAAGAGTCCGCACAAGCGACAGGACTCCCTTCCGGGGGAGCGAGGAAAGAGTCCGCACAAGCGACAGGACTCCCCTCCGGGGGAGCGCACAAGCGACAGGACTCCCCTCCGGGGAGCGAGGGAAGAGTCCGCACAAGCGACAGGACTCCCTTCCGGGGGAGCGAGGGAAGAGTCCGCACAAGCGACAGGACTCCCCTCCGGGGGAGCGCACAAGCGACAGGACTCCCCTCCGGGGGAGCGAGGGAAGAGTCCGCACAAGCGACAGGACTCCCCTCCGGGGGAGCGAGGGAAGAGTCCGCACAAGCGACAGGACTCCCCTCTGGGGGAGCGCACAAGCGACAGGACTCCCCTCCGGGGGAGCGAGGGAAGAGTCCGCACAAGCGACAGGACTCCCTTCCGGGGGAGCGCACAAGCGACAGGACTCCCCTCCGGGGGAGCGAGGGAAGAGTCCGCACAAGCGACAGGACTCCCTTCCGGGGGAGCGCACAAGCGACAGGACTCCCCTCCGGGGGAGCGAGGGAAGAGTCCGCACAAGCGACAGGACTCCCCTCCGGGGGAGCGAGGGAAGAGTCCGCACAAGCGACAGGACTCCCCTCCGGGGGAGCGAGGGAAGAGTCCGCTTTCCGGGGGAGCGCACAAGCGACAGGACTCCCCTCCGGGGGAGCGAGGGAAGAGTCCGCACAAGCGACAGGACTCCAGGACTCCCCTCCGGGGGAGCGAGGGAAGAGTCCGCACAAGCGACAGGACTCCCCTCCGGGGGAGCGAGGGAAGAGTCCGCACAAGCGACAGGACTCCCCTCCGGGGGAGCGAGGGAAGAGTCCGCACAAGCGACAGGACTCCCTTCCGGGGGAGCGCACAAGCGACAGGACTCCCCTCCGGGGGAGCGAGGGAAGAGTCCGCACAAGCGACAGGACTCCAGGACTCCCCTCCGGGGGAGCGAGGGAAGAGTCCGCACAAGCGACAGGACTCCCCTCCGGGGGAGCGAGGGAAGAGTCCGCACAAGCGACAGGACTCCCCCTCCGGGGGAGCGAGGGAAGAGTCCGCACAAGCGACAGGACTCCCTCCGGGGGAGCGCACAAGCGACAGGACTCCCCTCCGGGGGAGCGAGGGAAGAGTCCGCACAAGCGACAGGACTCCCCTCCGGGGGGAGCGCACAAGCGACAGGACTCCCCTCCGGGGGAGCGAGGGAAGAGTCCGCACAAGCGACAGGACTCCCCTCCGGGGGAGCGAGGGAAGAGTCCGCACAAGCGACAGGACTCCAGGACTCCCCTCCGGGGGAGCGAGGGAAGAGTCCGACAAGCGACAGGACTCCCCTCCGGGGGAGCGAGGGAAGAGTCCGCACAAGCGACAGGACTCCCCTCCGGGGGAGCGAGGGAAGAGTCCGCACAAGCGACAGGACTCCCCTCCGGGGGAGCGCACAAGCGACAGGACTCCCCTCCGGGGGAGCGAGGGAAGAGTCCGCACAAGCGACAGGACTCCCCTCCGGGGGAGCGAGGAAAGAGTCCGCACAAGCGACAGGACTCCAGGACTCCCCTCCGGGGGGAGCGAGGGAAGAGTCCGCACAAGCGACAGGACTCCAGGACTCCCCTCCGGGGGAGCGAGGGAAGAGTCCGCACAAGCGACAGGACTCCAGGACTCCCCTCCGGGGGAGCGAGGAAAGAGTCCGCACAAGCGACAGGACTCCAGGACTCCCCTCCGGGGGGAGCGAGGAAAGAGTCCGCACAAGCGACAGGACTCCAGGACTCCCCTCCGGGGGAGCGAGGAAAGAGTCCGCACAAGCGACAGGACTCCAGGACTCCCCTCCGGGGGAGCGAGGGAAGAGTCCGCACAAGCGACAGGACTCCAGGACTCCCCTCCGGGGGAGCGAGGAAAGAGTCCGCACAAGCGACAGGACTCCAGGACTCCCCTCCGGGGGAGCGAGGAAAGAGTCCGCACAAGCGACAGGACTCCAGGACTCCCCTCCGGGGGGAGCGAGGGAAGAGTCCGCACAAGCGACAGGACTCCCCTCCGGGGGAGCGCACAAGCGACAGGACTCCCCTCCGGGGGGAGCGAGGGAAGAGTCCGCACAAGCGACAGGACTCCCCTCCGGGGGAGCGAGGGAAGAGTCCGCACAAGCGACAGGACTCCCCTCCGGGGGGAGCGCACAAGCGACAGGACTCCCCTCCGGGGGAGCGAGGAAAGAGTCCGCACAAGCGACAGGACTCCCCTCCGGGGGAGCGCACAAGCGACAGGACTCCCCTCCGGGGGAGCGAGGAAAGAGTCCGCACAAGCGACAGGACTCCCCTCCGGGGGAGCGAGGGAAGAGTCCGCACAAGCGACAGGACTCCCCTCTGGGGGAGCGCACAAGCGACAGGACTCCCCTCCGGGGGAGCGAGGAAAGAGTCCGCACAAGCGACAGGACTCCCCTCCGGGGGAGCGAGGGAAGAGTCCGCACAAGCGACAGGACTCCCCTCCGGGGGAGCGCACAAGCGACAGGACTCCCCTCCGGGGGAGCGAGGGAAGAGTCCGCACAAGCGACACTGCTGACAGGGCGACGCAGTATTTGCTGGAGAGGAAGCCTTGGGGGGAAACTGGTCCCTTACTCCAACTGCACCATAAAAAGAGGTATTTGGTccttgcaggggggtggggggggtttgttgCTCCTAAGTCTCCtcttttattctccccccccccccccccccccggggtggatCTTAGTATGCAGAGTATTCGGGAGTAGAATTTGGGTAAGAGGAAAGGAGGAGGTGGAGCTGGGAAGAAAGGAGTTCTGTTCTATTCATTAAGAAGTGCTAAGAAGAGCCCTAGTACGAGGGGGATTTCGGCCCCTCAGGTTGCCCCCCCTCCCATAAAAGGAATTGGAGATCTAGCAAGTTGTCAACGGTGGATGACCAGGAAATAAGAGATAAAGATACCACCAGGCACACAGGGGTGGCTGTGCCAAACTCAGGATACTCAGAATCTGCTCTTAAACAAAGCGAGGATTACACAGTCTCTAAGAACATATTTTAAAGTTTTGCCCGGCacgcaggcaaaggagatggaggTTGAAAGGTACAGGAATCCTGATTCCTCAGCAAGGAGTGTAGAGGACAGCCAGGTTCTGCAAattgaggattctcccaatagattCCAACTGCTAGAAGCGGATAATCTGCACCAGAGTAATAACAGTGGGACTTCTAGTCAAGATGATGGGGCAATTGTTCCTAAAGGGATTTCTACCTTTCATCAGCAGGATTCAGAGATAAGGGGGAGGCATGGTGGAGAAGGGGGATCTACAACAGGAAGTGGTCGCTTCCCCCCATAGGCAGGCCCGTAAATGATGTACCTCTTGTTCAGTCTATTGCAGGGATGATACAAGACTTAGCGGTGGAGGTTAGGGGAAGCTTCGAGATTTCGAATTCAAATCAGAAAGAGATAAGAGGCTTATATGAAACTCTTGGGCAGAAATTTGATGATCTTGCAGAACGAACGGCTGCCCTGGA includes these proteins:
- the LOC138297172 gene encoding collagen alpha-1(II) chain-like, with protein sequence MTMSGPVSSQRKGAQSTCLLSAPYTHTAIFSPAIWTRALPGLPSGGAHKRQDSPPGERGKSPHKRQDSPPGERTSDRTPLRGSEGRVRTSDRTPLRGSAQATGLPSGGAREESAQATGLPSGGAREESAQATGLPSGGAREESAQATGLPSGGAREESAQATGLPSGRAREESAQATGLQDSPPGERGKSPHKRQDSPPGERGKSPHKRQDSPPEERTSDRTPLRGSEGRVRTSDRTPLRGSEGRVRTSDRTPLWGSAQATGLPSGGAREESAQATGLPSGGARKESAQATGLPSGGAHKRQDSPPGSEGRVRTSDRTPFRGSEGRVRTSDRTPLRGSAQATGLPSGGAREESAQATGLPSGGAREESAQATGLPSGGAHKRQDSPPGERGKSPHKRQDSLPGERTSDRTPLRGSEGRVRTSDRTPFRGSAQATGLPSGGAREESAQATGLPSGGAREESAQATGLPSGGAREESAFRGSAQATGLPSGGAREESAQATGLQDSPPGERGKSPHKRQDSPPGERGKSPHKRQDSPPGERGKSPHKRQDSLPGERTSDRTPLRGSEGRVRTSDRTPGLPSGGAREESAQATGLPSGGAREESAQATGLPLRGSEGRVRTSDRTPSGGAHKRQDSPPGERGKSPHKRQDSPPGGAHKRQDSPPGERGKSPHKRQDSPPGERGKSPHKRQDSRTPLRGSEGRVRQATGLPSGGAREESAQATGLPSGGAREESAQATGLPSGGAHKRQDSPPGERGKSPHKRQDSPPGERGKSPHKRQDSRTPLRGERGKSPHKRQDSRTPLRGSEGRVRTSDRTPGLPSGGARKESAQATGLQDSPPGGARKESAQATGLQDSPPGERGKSPHKRQDSRTPLRGSEGRVRTSDRTPGLPSGGARKESAQATGLQDSPPGERGKSPHKRQDSRTPLRGERGKSPHKRQDSPPGERTSDRTPLRGERGKSPHKRQDSPPGERGKSPHKRQDSPPGGAHKRQDSPPGERGKSPHKRQDSPPGERTSDRTPLRGSEERVRTSDRTPLRGSEGRVRTSDRTPLWGSAQATGLPSGGARKESAQATGLPSGGAREESAQATGLPSGGAHKRQDSPPGERGKSPHKRHC